A region of Vitis vinifera cultivar Pinot Noir 40024 chromosome 13, ASM3070453v1 DNA encodes the following proteins:
- the LOC132254994 gene encoding (-)-alpha-terpineol synthase-like, which translates to MLASIPILITHTRLPIMRRSSSCKASPPGNQSMIGNSTCEEIIVRRTANYHPPIWDYDYVQSLRSDYVGEIYIRRLDKLKRDVKPMLGKVKKPLDQLELIDVLQRLGLYYHFKDAIKRILDSIYNQYNQHEEWKKDDLYATALEFRLLRQHGYDVPEDVFSRFKDETGIFKACLCEDMKGVLCLYEASYLCVQGESTLEQARDFAHRHLGKGLEHNIDQNLAIEVNHALELPLHWRMPRLEARWFIDIYEKRQDMNPILLEFAKLDFNMVQATHQEDLKHMSSWWRSTRLGEKLKFARDRLMENFLWTVGVIFEPQYGYCRRMLTKVGTFITIIDDVYDVYGTLDELELFTDAVDRWDINAMDPLPEYMKLCFLALYNSTNEMAYDALKEHGLQIISYLRKVWSDLCKSFLLEAKWYYSGYKPTLQEYISNAWISMSGPVVLVHAYFFVTNPITKEALQSLERYHNIIRWSSMISRLSDDLGTSLDELKRGDVPKSIQCYMYETGASEEDARKHISYLIEGTWKKLNEDGAVESPLPETFIRIATNFARMAQCMYQHGDGHGIEDGETKDRVLSLLIEPIPVHRQ; encoded by the exons ATGCTTGCTTCAATTCCTATTCTGATCACTCACACAAGACTTCCAATTATGAGAAGATCCAGCAGTTGCAAGGCTTCTCCTCCAGGAAACCAATCCATGATTGGCAACAGCACTTGCGAGGAAATCATTGTTCGGCGTACTGCAAACTACCATCCTCCCATTTGGGACTATGATTATGTGCAGTCACTGAGAAGTGATTATGTG GGAGAAATATACATCAGAAGACTTGATAAGCTAAAGAGAGATGTGAAGCCAATGCTTGGGAAAGTGAAGAAGCCTTTGGATCAGCTGGAGCTAATCGATGTTTTGCAAAGGCTTGGACTATATTATCACTTCAAGGATGCAATAAAGAGAATATTGGACAGCATATACAACCAGTACAATCAGCACGAAGAGTGGAAGAAAGATGATTTATACGCAACAGCTCTTGAATTTAGACTGTTAAGGCAGCATGGCTATGATGTGCCTGAAG ATGTTTTTAGTAGATTCAAGGACGAAACAGGGATCTTTAAGGCATGCCTGTGTGAAGATATGAAGGGAGTGCTCTGCTTGTACGAAGCTTCATACCTTTGTGTACAAGGAGAAAGTACCTTGGAGCAGGCCAGAGATTTCGCACACAGACATCTTGGAAAGGGCCTTGAGCACAACATAGATCAAAATCTTGCCATTGAGGTGAACCATGCCTTAGAGCTTCCATTGCATTGGAGAATGCCAAGGTTAGAGGCAAGGTGGTTCATAGACATATACGAGAAAAGACAGGACATGAATCCTATCTTGCTGGAGTTTGCTAAATTGGACTTCAATATGGTACAAGCCACACACCAGGAGGATCTAAAACACATGTCTAG CTGGTGGAGGAGTACACGCCTGGGAGAAAAGTTGAAATTTGCTAGGGACAGGCTGATGGAGAATTTCCTATGGACTGTGGGAGTGATATTCGAGCCTCAGTATGGATATTGTAGGAGAATGCTCACGAAGGTTGGCACATTCATAACAATAATTGATGATGTTTACGACGTTTATGGTACATTGGATGAACTTGAGCTTTTTACAGATGCTGTTGACAG GTGGGATATCAATGCAATGGATCCACTTCCAGAATACATGAAGTTGTGCTTCCTTGCTCTCTACAACTCCACTAATGAAATGGCTTATGATGCTCTCAAGGAACATGGTTTACAGATAATTTCCTATCTTAGAAAAGTG TGGTCAGACTTATGTAAATCTTTCTTACTGGAGGCAAAGTGGTACTACAGTGGATATAAACCAACCCTACAAGAATACATTAGCAATGCATGGATTTCGATGTCAGGTCCTGTAGTACTAGTCCACGCTTATTTTTTTGTCACAAATCCAATCACCAAGGAGGCCTTGCAATCCTTAGAGagatatcacaatattatcCGCTGGTCATCAATGATTTCAAGGCTTTCAGATGATCTGGGAACATCACTG GATGAGTTGAAAAGAGGAGATGTTCCCAAGTCAATCCAGTGTTACATGTATGAAACTGGTGCTTCTGAAGAAGACGCCCGTAAACACATAAGCTATTTGATTGAAGGGACATGGAAGAAGCTAAATGAAGATGGAGCTGTAGAGTCTCCATTACCTGAAACTTTTATTAGAATTGCAACGAATTTTGCTAGGATGGCCCAGTGCATGTATCAGCATGGAGATGGACATGGTATTGAAGATGGTGAAACTAAGGATAGAGTGTTGTCACTACTCATTGAGCCCATTCCCGTACATAGACAATAA